CCCCACGATCAGCGGAGCCGGCCCGCCCAGCGCCGGCCCGGTGAGGTCGTGGTAGTGCTGGACGAGATCGAAGAGGGTCGCCATCCCGAGCGTGGGGAGCGCGAGCAGGAACGAGAACTCCGCCGCCGCGACCGGGGACGCCCCCAGGAGGAGCGCCGCCAGGATCGTGGTCAGCGCGCGCGACGTGCCCGGCCAGAGGGAGAGGCTCTGCGCCAATCCGATCAGGAGCACGGCTTGGATCGTGATGTCGTCGATCGTGGGGAACCGCGGCGTCGCGGCGGCCGCCCTCGCGCGGCGGCCGGTGAGGAGGATGACGATCCCGCCGGCGACCAGCGCGATCGCCACCGCCCCAGGGCCGAAGAGGTGCGCCTTGATCCAGTGGTGCGCCGCCAGTCCGACGATCGCGGCGGGCAGGAACGCGACCAGGAGCTTCAGAAGCAGCGCCCGCCCGCGGGGATGCGGCGTGACGGCGCCGGCCAGGAGCTCGCCCACGCGCCCGCGGTAGAGCCAGACGATCGCGAGGAGCGCGCCCGCCTGGATGACGATCTCGAACGCGTTCATCTCGCCGCCGACCAGGCCCATCGCGTGCGCCGCGAGGATGAGATGCCCGGTGGAGGAGACCGGTAGGAACTCGGTCAGCCCCTCCACCGCGCCCAGGATGGCGGCCTGGAAGAGATTCATGCGACCTCCTTGTCAGGCGTTCGGATCATAGGTCTTGTAGACGCGCCGGAGCGTGTCGCTGATCTCGCCCAGGGTCGCGCTTGCCTTCACGGCGTCGATCACCGCCGGCATGAGATTCAGCTCGCGCCTCGCGGATTCCTCGATGCGGGCGAGCGCGTGCGTCGCGAGGTCCTGATCGCGCGCCGCCTTGAACGCGGCCACCCGCGACGACTGCCTCTCCTCGAGCTTCGGATCGAGCGTGAAGCCCGGGCGCGCCAGCTCGTCCGGATCGCCGAACCGATTCACGCCGACGATGACCTGCTCGCCCTTCTCGATCTTGAGCTGGGCTTCGTACGCGCTCCGCTCGATCGCCGTCGCCTGGTATCCCGCCTCGATCGCCCGGACGGCCCCGCCCAGCGCGTCGATCGCCTCGATCTCGCGCCGGGATTCCAGCTCGATCCGGTCGGTCTCCTCCTCGATCGCGGGCGCGCCGCCCGCTGGATCGACCGTGGCGGCCGCTCCGGTCTCATGGGCGAGGAGCTGCTGGGTGCGGAGCGCCGTCGTCGCGGCCTCCTCGCTCGGGAGCGAGATCGCCTCGTCGAACGAATTTGTGTGGAGCGATTGGCAACCGCCCAGGACCGCGGCCATCGCCTGGATCGCCACGCGCGCGATGTTGTTGTGGGGCTGCTGCGCGGTCAGGGTGGATCCGGCCGTCTGCGCGTGGAATCGCAGCTTCAGCGAATTCGGATCGCGCGGGTGGAAGCGCTCCTCCATCAGTCGGGCCCAGAGCCGCCTCGCCGCGCGGTACTTGGCGATCTCCTCCAAGAAATTGTTGTGCGCGTTGAAGAAGAAGGAGATCCGCGGTGCGAACCGGTCCACGGGGAGGCCACGATCGACCGCCGCGCGGACGTACTCCAGCCCGTTGGCCAGCGTGAAGGCGACCTCCTGAACCGCGGTCGAGCCAGCCTCGCGGATGTGATACCCGCTGATCGAGATCGGATTCCACTGCGGCGTCTCCTCGGCGCAGTACTCGAAGAGGTCGGTCGCGATCTTGAGCGACGGCGCGGGCGGATAGATGTAGGTGCCGCGCGCGATGTATTCTTTGAGTACGTCGTTCTGCACCGTGCCGGAGAGCTTCGCGCGCGCCGTGCCGCGCCGGTCCGCGACCGCGACGACGAGGGCGAGGAGAATCATGGCCGTCGCGTTGATCGTCATGGAGAGGCTAACCCGGTCGAGAGGAATTCCCTGGAGGAGGCGCTCCATGTCGTCGAGGGTCGAGATCGCGACGCCGACGCGGCCGACCTCGCCCTGGGCGCGCGAATGATCGGAGTCGTAGCCCATCTGCGTCGGAAGGTCGAAGGCGACCGAGAGCCCGGTCTGGCCCTCGGAGAGGAGGTAGTGGTAGCGCTGATTCGACGCCTCGGCGGTGCCGAAGCCCGCGTACTGGCGCATCGTCCAGAGGCGCGAGCGGTACATCTCGGGATGGATGCCGCGGAGGTAGGGTGGAACGCCCGGGAGCCCGGGGTCGGGCGCGCCGCGCGAGCGGGCGAGATCGGCGAGCGCCATCGGGGCTACGCTTCCTCCGGCTGGATCGCGATCAGGAGCTGGCCCGTCTCCACCGCGGCGCCCGGCTCGACCGAGATCCTCGTGACGCGCCCCTTGAGCGGCGCGACGAGCTCGTTCTGCATCTTCATCGCTTCCACGATGACGACCGGCTGGCCCGCCTCGACATCGGCGCCCTTCTCGACGAGCACGTCGACGATCAGGCCCGGCATCGGGGCGTGCACCTCGCCGCGCGTGAGATCGGCGCCCGCGCGGCGGCGGGCGAGCTTGGGGGCGCGCGGGTCGCGCGGACGAAACGCGTAGGAGCGCCCATCAAGCTCGACCACGATGTCGAGTCCCTCCCGATGGACGGAGGCCTCGACCGGGCGGTGGTCGATCCACGCCCGCATCACGCGGCCGAACGATCCTTCGACACGATGCTCGCGGCCGTCCAGCGTCACGGTGAAGCCGGCCCCGCTCGGCTCGACCTCCACCTGGTGCTCGCGCCCGTCGCGCGTGAGAAGGACGATCATCGACTCCCTCCGCGCGTCCCGGTGCGAAGTCCGGGGAGCGCCGCGCGCCACCGGCTCGACCCGCCGCGGATGCCGCCGGTCATCGGCCGCCGCTCGGAATCACCGTCGCCCGGCTGATCCCCCTCGACACGCGGCGCCTCGGAATCGAGCCGCGCGAAGATGGCCGCGAGCGCCGCGGCGTCCTCCTCCGCGCGTGCCGCGTCCGGGGGCTCCGCGTGCTTGAAGTGATGGGCCAGGAACGCCGTGTCGTACCGGCCGGTCGCGAACGCCTCCTGCGCGAGAAGCCAGCGGTGGATCGGGAGCGTGGTGTGAATTCCCTCGAGCAGGCACTCGTCGAGCGCGCGCCGCGCCCGCTCCACCGCCTCAGCCCGGCTCGGGGCCCATACGATGATCTTCCCGATCAAGGGATCGTAGTGGACCGGCACCGCGCCGCCCGAGCGCACGCCGAAGTCGCACCGCACGCCCGGGCCCGCGGGCAGCTCGAGGCGGCGCACGACCCCCATCTGCGGGAGAAATCCCTGGTCCGGGTCCTCGGCGTAGACGCGGAATTCGATCGAGGCGCCGACGGGGCGGACATCCGCCTGCGCGAGCGCTAAGCGCTCACCACGCGCGATCTGGATCTGCTCCCGCACCAGGTCGAGCCCCAGCACCATCTCGGTGACCGGGTGCTCCACCTGGAGCCGGGCGTTCATCTCGAGAAAATGGAATCGCCCTTGCTGGTCCATGAGAAATTCCGCGGTCCCGGCGTTCGTGTAGCCGCCCGCCTTCGCGACCTGGACCGCCAGCGACCAGAGCTCCCGGCGGCGCGCGTCGTCGAGCGCGGGGGAAGGAGTCTCCTCGACCAGCTTCTGGTGCCGGCGCTGGATCGAGCAGTCGCGCTCGCCCAGCGCGAGCACGGTCCCGTGTGAGTCGGCCAGGATCTGCACCTCGATGTGCCGGGGCTTCTCGAGCCAGCGCTCGAGGTAGAGCCGGTCGTCGCCGAAGGCGCTCTTGGCCTCGCCCTGCGTGAGGCGAACGGCCTGCTCGAACTCGCCGGGACCGTTCACGCGGCGCATCCCTTTACCGCCGCCGCCGGCGGCCGCCTTCAGCACGACCGGGTATCCGATCGCTTCCGCCGCGCGGCGAAGCTCGGCCGGATCGCTGACGGGACCCTCCGTCCCGGGGAGGACCGGCACGCCCGCTCGAATGGCGAGGGCCCGCGCGCGCACCTTGTCGCCCATCGCGCGGGTCGCCTCGGGCGTTGGCCCGATCCAGGTGAGTCCCGCGCGCTGGACCTGCTCCGCGAAATCGGCCGATTCCGCGAGAAAACCGTAGCCGGGGTGGATCGCGTCCGCCTTGGCCGACCGGGCGGTCTCGATCATCTTGGCAGCGTCGAGGTAGCTTCGGGAGGCCGCCGCCGGCCCGATCCAGTATGCCTCGTCCGCCGCGAACGCGTGCGCCGACTCGCGGTCCGCGTCCGAGTAGACGGCGACCGACTCGATCCCCATCTCCCGCAGCGTGCGGCAGACGCGGATCGCGATCTCCCCCCGGTTCGCCACGAGGACCTTGCGGATCGGTTTCGATTTCATGGGCGGCTCCCGGCCCTCGGTCAGAGCGGAATGTTGCCGTGCTTCTTGGGCGGGACCGACTGGCGCTTGTTCGCGAGCGCGCGAAGCGCCCGGATCAGGCGGGGGCGGGTCTCCTGGGGCTCGATCACGTCGTCGAGGTATCCGAGCGCGGCGGCGACGTAGGGGTTCGCGAACTTCTCGTTGTATTCCTCGATGAGCTTGGCGCGCGCCTTCGCGGAGTCCTTCGCCTGCTCGATCTCCTTCCGGTAGATGATGCCGACGGCCCCTTCGGCGCCCATGACCGCGAGCTCGGCGCCCGGCCAGGCCACGTTGTAGTCCGCCCGGATGTGCTTCGAGGACATGACGTCATAGGCGCCGCCATAGGCTTTGCGCAAGATCACCGTGAGCTTCGGCACCGTCGCCTCGCAGTAGGCGTAGAGGAGCTTTGCGCCGTGGCGGATGATCCCGCCCCATTCCTGCTGCGTGCCCGGGAGGAAGCCCGGCACATCCTCGAACGTGACCAGCGGGATGTTGAAGGCGTCGCAGAAGCGGACGAACCGCGCCCCCTTCGTCGAGGAGTTGATGTCGAGCACGCCCGCGAGCATGGCCGGCTGGTTCGCGACCACCCCGACCGGCCGGCCGTCGAGGCGCGCGAATCCCACGACGATGTTGGGCGCGAAGTGCTCGTGGACCTCGAAGAAGTCGCCGTCGTCCACCACGAGGCGGATGACCTCCTTCACGTCATAGGGCTTGTTCGGCTCCGCGGGCACGATCTCGTTGAGGCGCGCCTCCATCCGCTCGGCGGGATCGGCCGCCTTGCCCCGCGGCGCGTCGTCCACGTTGTTCTGGGGGAGGAAGGAGAGGAGGCGCCGGATCGTCGCGAGGCACGCCTCGTCGTCCTCGACCGCGAAGTGGGCCACGCCGCTCTTCGTGTTGTGCGTCATCGCGCCGCCCAGCTCCTCGAACGAGACGTCTTCGTTCGTCACGGTTTTGATGACGTTCGGCCCGGTCACGAACATGTGGCTGGTGCCTTGAACCATGATCACGAAGTCGGTGATGGCCGGCGAGTAGACCGCGCCGCCCGCGCAGGGACCGAGGATCGCCGAGATCTGGGGGATCACTCCCGAGGCGAGCGTGTTTCGCAGGAAGATCTCCGCGTAGCCGCCCAGGGACTGCACGCCCTCCTGGATGCGCGCGCCGCCGGAATCGTTGAGCCCGATGATCGGCGCGCCGTTCTCCATCGCGAGGTCCATCAGATTGCAGATCTTCTTCGCGTTTTCCTCGGAGAGCGTCCCGCCGAAGACCGTGAAGTCCTGCGCGAAGACGAAGACCAGCCGGCCGTCGATCCGTCCGTAGCCCGAAACCACGCCGTCGCCCGGAATGCGCCGCTCCGCCATTCCGAAGTCGGTGGTGCGGTGCTCGACGAAGACGCCGGTTTCCTGGAAGCTGCCCGGATCGATCAGGAGATCGATCCGCTCGCGGGCGGTGAGGCGTCCCTCCGCGTGAAGCTTCGCGATGCGCTCCTCGCCGCCGCC
The window above is part of the Candidatus Eisenbacteria bacterium genome. Proteins encoded here:
- a CDS encoding undecaprenyl-diphosphate phosphatase, coding for MNLFQAAILGAVEGLTEFLPVSSTGHLILAAHAMGLVGGEMNAFEIVIQAGALLAIVWLYRGRVGELLAGAVTPHPRGRALLLKLLVAFLPAAIVGLAAHHWIKAHLFGPGAVAIALVAGGIVILLTGRRARAAAATPRFPTIDDITIQAVLLIGLAQSLSLWPGTSRALTTILAALLLGASPVAAAEFSFLLALPTLGMATLFDLVQHYHDLTGPALGGPAPLIVGLAVSAIVAVLAIRGFLRYLTGHGLAPFGWYRIALGLVVFAFLWHHPGAAGP
- a CDS encoding acyl-CoA carboxylase subunit beta codes for the protein MRKQAAQLGGGEERIAKLHAEGRLTARERIDLLIDPGSFQETGVFVEHRTTDFGMAERRIPGDGVVSGYGRIDGRLVFVFAQDFTVFGGTLSEENAKKICNLMDLAMENGAPIIGLNDSGGARIQEGVQSLGGYAEIFLRNTLASGVIPQISAILGPCAGGAVYSPAITDFVIMVQGTSHMFVTGPNVIKTVTNEDVSFEELGGAMTHNTKSGVAHFAVEDDEACLATIRRLLSFLPQNNVDDAPRGKAADPAERMEARLNEIVPAEPNKPYDVKEVIRLVVDDGDFFEVHEHFAPNIVVGFARLDGRPVGVVANQPAMLAGVLDINSSTKGARFVRFCDAFNIPLVTFEDVPGFLPGTQQEWGGIIRHGAKLLYAYCEATVPKLTVILRKAYGGAYDVMSSKHIRADYNVAWPGAELAVMGAEGAVGIIYRKEIEQAKDSAKARAKLIEEYNEKFANPYVAAALGYLDDVIEPQETRPRLIRALRALANKRQSVPPKKHGNIPL
- a CDS encoding methylmalonyl-CoA mutase, which translates into the protein MALADLARSRGAPDPGLPGVPPYLRGIHPEMYRSRLWTMRQYAGFGTAEASNQRYHYLLSEGQTGLSVAFDLPTQMGYDSDHSRAQGEVGRVGVAISTLDDMERLLQGIPLDRVSLSMTINATAMILLALVVAVADRRGTARAKLSGTVQNDVLKEYIARGTYIYPPAPSLKIATDLFEYCAEETPQWNPISISGYHIREAGSTAVQEVAFTLANGLEYVRAAVDRGLPVDRFAPRISFFFNAHNNFLEEIAKYRAARRLWARLMEERFHPRDPNSLKLRFHAQTAGSTLTAQQPHNNIARVAIQAMAAVLGGCQSLHTNSFDEAISLPSEEAATTALRTQQLLAHETGAAATVDPAGGAPAIEEETDRIELESRREIEAIDALGGAVRAIEAGYQATAIERSAYEAQLKIEKGEQVIVGVNRFGDPDELARPGFTLDPKLEERQSSRVAAFKAARDQDLATHALARIEESARRELNLMPAVIDAVKASATLGEISDTLRRVYKTYDPNA
- a CDS encoding acetyl-CoA carboxylase biotin carboxylase subunit, with product MKSKPIRKVLVANRGEIAIRVCRTLREMGIESVAVYSDADRESAHAFAADEAYWIGPAAASRSYLDAAKMIETARSAKADAIHPGYGFLAESADFAEQVQRAGLTWIGPTPEATRAMGDKVRARALAIRAGVPVLPGTEGPVSDPAELRRAAEAIGYPVVLKAAAGGGGKGMRRVNGPGEFEQAVRLTQGEAKSAFGDDRLYLERWLEKPRHIEVQILADSHGTVLALGERDCSIQRRHQKLVEETPSPALDDARRRELWSLAVQVAKAGGYTNAGTAEFLMDQQGRFHFLEMNARLQVEHPVTEMVLGLDLVREQIQIARGERLALAQADVRPVGASIEFRVYAEDPDQGFLPQMGVVRRLELPAGPGVRCDFGVRSGGAVPVHYDPLIGKIIVWAPSRAEAVERARRALDECLLEGIHTTLPIHRWLLAQEAFATGRYDTAFLAHHFKHAEPPDAARAEEDAAALAAIFARLDSEAPRVEGDQPGDGDSERRPMTGGIRGGSSRWRAALPGLRTGTRGGSR